The Amphiura filiformis chromosome 15, Afil_fr2py, whole genome shotgun sequence region TATCAGATTACAGTTCTGTTTTCCAATGTTTTTTAAGTCGAATATTTCGTAGTAGGCTAGAATTCAAAGTCTCCTGTGCGACTCTTGCTACATCAGGCCAAGTATCGTGGAAACGGGCGCATACATTGTTGAACGGATTAGCAGGGTCCAGAATGAAAGGCCTGGAGAGAgagcaaaatcacaaaaatatatgttttttgcAATATAATGTATTAGTTAAACTAGAATTTATTTTTGTTCTTAACGTGGGCAAAAAACACTCTAGTTTTTGTATTtctgtttatttttatatttaagagCAAAATTCTATCTATTTTAAGCCATTTTTCGTATTATTCTATAGGCCTACCTTCGTTTTCGTGTTTCATCCATTCCGCCCATTGCAATATCAACCATTTCTTTAGTGTAGTTCTCGCGCCAATAATGGAATACCTCGTCGTTTCCAATTGTGTTGAGGACTTGCTTGAATCCCTCTAACAGATCAACTCGGTTGGGTTTTCCCATCTTTTCTTCCCATACATACACAGTTATAAGCTCCATGGAGTATGATGTTGGCAATGGTCCCTCCAGTGCAGTCCCCACGATGTTTGCATTCCAGTATTTGACAAGCCGAATCAACTCCTTGACTGGAGCAGGTTTTTGTTTCACGAAGTCTCTTTGCAGTTTTGCTAATCCAACTGAATAAAATTCGCGATCTTCAGGGAGCCTTCGTCTGAACATTGAATCGTAAATGCCCTTTCCTGTAAGAAACGAAAATTAACTTGGAAGATTTAAACGTACGCAAAATATCAGCCATGCGTACACCGCGTTACATTATTGGACCTCtcatttttcagatttttcagaaGGATGTGTCTTATACAAGGGATTGTGGGTTCGGCTGGATAGATGGGGTACCGTATGTGTTTTCTTAATTCCTATAAGATAGAGTGACtcaggctacgccactgctcctaaaTGTTCTTCATTTTGAAGATTGCTATTAAATAAAGGTAATTTTGATTATGAGGTGTGTGGCCATGTGGGGTGTGTGGTTGTATGGAAGGGTGTATGGAGTGCGGTGAGTGGGGTTTgtaggggtgggtggggtggtgtGTACCCGCGGTAGGCTTACAATTAACGAATTAAAAAACAATGTGAACCACTATGTGGAAGACCATTTACCTTCCTCGGCCCAGTTATCTGCTGTTGCTAGCACGTCGACTTTAATCCTCTCTCCTGAAGCAAGCCGAATATTTACATTCACGAGAAACTGATTTGTGACTGTACTTATGACTTTCATTCCGTTTTTTCCAACACTTTTTACAGCTACTTCCATCTCTCCGATAACCCAGGCTAGCTGCTCTTTATACTTGtccatatttttgacatttttcagaaAAGGAAGATCTGGTGGATTCAGGATAACTATGACATCAATATCGGACACGCCATGCACCATGGTTCCTTTGGAAAGAGACCCACTCTGAAATATACGTAAATTCACGACATTTGGTAACAAACGTTATCAACCACAATTACATTAATGAACCGTATTTCATATTTCGGGTTAGCAAGGGATTTGATTCAATAATTAAATGCCCCAGATAAGATGTAAGGTAGTAAGGAGCCTTTAGCAACGTTTAATCCACAAATCAAGAATTGATTTATATATCAGTAACAGATCGGCAAATCAAATTGTCGGTGAATCAAATAATcgattaataaatcaataaattaataaacgatcgataaatcaataaataatcaATCGATAGATAAATATACACagaaatatatacatgtacgCAGAAAACAGctcctcttttgatgtttactgaggtatgaCGAGTGTGGCCTTCAGCACGTAAAATTGGGaaagctatttagcataacaatGGGTTAGTTCCTATTACACTGTGGAGCATagaaagtggttatttgcatagtaaatagGCTACACTATAAAAATCCCgtcgagatgtaaattgggtgatgatgtcatctcattaaagtttgtcactcGGTGTATTGCAACTTGTTGTTATGGTAATTCCAAAAAATCAAGTGAACAATAAGTTGACTCCAATCAAAATGCTACAAATTTTCGTGCGCATTTGTAGGGTGATTCGAAGAGGCGACATCATGTTGCCGTGCAACAGGCAGGGCCGGGTTTACCTTTTTGGTGGCCCTGTGCCAGGcccaaatttggaggccccaaatgtaccgtgaggaaggcatgtacactcaagtggccaagtatttagattttactaggacattttaaCGCCAAGCGCGCGataaattttcaatttagaaTATTTTAGCCCGAATTGAAGCTGAATGTTGGTATATAATAGGCCAGTAtgcgcaaagcgcgcaaaatgttgcgatttttgtaggctattttggccccaaacatggtgcttttcggcttaaatggaagatgcacactgcacagggcaatttgggtccgggcccatctggccctatggtaaatccggccctgtgccCAAGGACCAGCAATGGCAGCAAAAGGGAAATCTGTGTGGCACCACGGTTGTTATTTTTCTTGACAAAGTAGTCTATAACTTTTCGTGTTATACTGTATAATTATCTTACCTTTATTACTTCCTTGACTTTCAATTGTAGATCTTCCCTCATAACCTTAGCAACCATGTCCACTGCTTGTTGACAATCTCTCTTAAAATCTGCAATTTCATCTGTGATTACTCTGGTAAACCAACCTTTAGGCCCCCTAAATTGATCTTCTTCGAGATTCAACGGTGCCATATTCTGAACGTTAATTCGAGATGCGGTGCTCGGATTCAACGGTATAAGTGAGAACGCGATCATTATGAGCCCGGAATAAAAACACATTCGGAGAATGCATCGAATTATTCTATCGTACTTCATGGTGACAATGTGACAACGACAGCAAAACACCTTATTTTTCTTCTATTTCCTCAATATGGTATGTTGCATGAATAACGTGATTCAGGCCTACCCTTTAGACTCGAACGATGTAATTCGTAATAGTCCATGGCCTTACGTTACAAAAAAAATACCTCTGCATGTTGTTACGAGCCGCAATGACtcgaggccaaaatcacctttttcccgattTCACAACAAAAGTACACTGTTTGATttagttaacaaaatctaagtctttaattgaaagtaaaatatgattggtacatagcAATAATTgcacatcatgatgcagtcatgtctacagtagaattcatctcgacctttgcaggacttaaccccattaaaagctattaaaccaagataacactcattgaaacagctcacctgattaaatcggatcttctctggctgtgcacatgtgactgttttcatgtgcgatatcgcaataaagtttgtattatagcttcagttgggtaaccgattataaaggaaacgaaaggaaacaatggtatgtgtacttttgttcacgaaatgagacaatggcgtgctttttgtaaaccagcattcttgaaaatgagcaacataatgattgttgacttaacacggtttggaaataatttcttcatatttttggtgttatctgtcatttacatatccttcctaaaacacaaaagtacgaccctctccaaacacctaaattagctaaaaatttaggacatgttacaaaactatattgtctagaattttagaagagtacttttaatattggccggctatttttcacacagcgacgttaactaggcaatgtactattacctataacattaactaaaagaccaaagtacgaatatttccaaacatctaaattagctaaaaatttaggacatgttaaaaactatattttctagaactttagaagagtacttttaatattggccggttatttttcacacagcgacgttaactagtcatatccccatacttttaacgtagggctatttgtagaggtcacgcgtcaatgggaaagagcactgtgtattgtgtataggaaaacggacagtaactgcagtatgtagaaTATAATAACCACATAATCACAGTTTTAACTAATCAGcgtaaccagcagtcttcttcttggcgatcatagagttctattgcaatgttctggacggttGATAGGCATATTATCCTTAATCACTTcacctgcgaaaatcactgttgaGCGATTtccactgtacacttgcatttataatcctTTGCGTTTAAAATCCTCGCacgaaaatggtgctgctttctccaaacacttaattccttgtgcagttctccaaacacttaactccttgcgtcgttctccaaacattTAACTCCTTACGCAGTTCTTCAAACACTTAACTCCATGcgcagatgacaatctccaaaaatggtgtttctttcaccaatcactctctatCTAGAGGAAAtaggcttctttctgcactgctccactttattgacagatgtgatgttttataaaccagactccagcaagtctttcatacactcaaaatctccttcgttgctgtattaaaatagcacattattggctctgtaaactggttcaaatgtacctctttttgaagcacaatGATGACCAGCACGTAGAAAGTTTACAAACTCTCATGATATTCTGCAAAGAGAAAACTAAAGCTCTCCCCTTTTATACtcacaatctattaatagaccattctgtcattcACTTCCTGGGGTatttccaaaatgatgtcatCATATCCATTTTACAATCTAAGGGATTTTCCCAATGATGCAATACAGAGAATGTTCTGGAATAGTGGGGATTTTCCAagattattaataactctgattgagtttgtttactgtaaccaaatGGTTTCCCCTAAACGTCTTTTGCATGTTTACTTCCAAGGTTTTTCCATTGTctcatatttctcatgacatagctttaagttgtaaacaaacaaaaataatgaaattgaattactcagggcacatcacaatgttCAATAAAAAAACCCTGAAATCCAATAATATACTTGgaccatgttgatttttttttaaaacttcatagccgccatcttggatttgacccCCTTAAACCCACCAGAAAATTTGGCAGCGGTTCATTTAATTCAGTGGTCCATGTTGATTGGATTTcggttcaaaaaacaaaattaacatgaAATACACATGAAATGACACAAGGCCCTGGACTATAAGGTCATTTCCATATGTGACTCGGGAGCTCTCAGGAATTGACACGTGGAAATGCGTttaaagggaacaaaccaaaagttcgatgaaagTCTGATTACGTTAGctttacgtttgtaaaaaaatatctaAACAACTATTAATGAGTCTAACTTTTGGATTGGAATTTTCAAGATTTCAGCCTTACATTTCAGCAGTGGCGtagtcaagggggggggggggcacacccctgtgagaagtcttgccctctCTTGCCCACCATGTGGGATGTTGGCGGGGATGCTGACCGCTCTGATATGTAAtatttttagcccttttttgtactttttagcccaaaaccattttcgtcaaagtttgccccatAAATGTTTGCTTGcacccctttgcccaccctctgaaaaagtgctggctacgccactgcattcaAGAAAATGGAGCTGGAGGGGCCCGCTGGAGGGGCAACGTTCGGCCTCCTAATGAAAGCATAGTCATCGAAGTATTGATTTGTTCCCTAATTGGGTCCAATGTTCAATACCTTCAATGTTTTACAACAGGCCTACAGAAAAATGTCTCAATATTTCATTTTGAATAAACAAATATTGAGACATTTTTTGAAAGGTCAAAGGAAGTGGTTGGCAATAATCTGATAATGGTGATTTGATATGtgtacattttaattattatattttaaataggttccaaaatattaatatctttcCCCTTTGAACGCATGCTGTTAACCCAACGCGGTTTTATTGCATGAAACTTGAAAGTCAGGGGATTTCCAGATATTGCGCAACACTACTAGTATACTAGTAGCACGCAAGTGTCATAAAAGTAGTCGGGATCGAGGCGGGAATCGAGGGTATTAGCCAGTATTAGCCAGTCATGGTGCTCGGAGCACCATTTCagggtaggggagaccggggcaaagtggaccaaaTGTTTTTtatccagcccaaacaggattacgaagcaaggcaaggcaaaacttaaagcccaatgtacgatctttttaaattttcagatttttctttttttcttccaaaatgataatatgcaatcattatgtaagttcccaatacatttggacgcgaaaaacattgggaatttgcaaagaaacaacatcataaacctCTATAACTCGAAACATCTcccactatttggattaggacagcgagtgcggcctcagagttagtctcctacgcggccagtttggttacgctccctccacatgtggagggagcgtaaccaaactagttttgtaggagactacggtttgcgatcgtggccgacataaaatcataattttttagattatgattttatgtcggccaacagaaaatcatcccgttttactacaaatagggcgaatttgacagtttgctcatagaacatgtgtaagtattacaaatatgccgaaaaatcgggtttgaaaaaaataaaggtgaattctgaaaaaagatcgtacattaaggctttaaggtttATAATCTTACCTTAGGACTGCAATTAACAAAATAGCATTGATGAAGTTGATCAAAAATGCAGCTttattaaatggtgtgaacttgaAAAAGGTCGTTCCGGGCCGGGGTAGAGAGAAACGTGGAGGGGCATTACAGAAATACATCCGCTTCCGTTGTGTCTTCATTGGCAACACCACTTAGGGCCTACATCTTGGAAATATTATATTGTATAGTTCTGAGTGGGGTCTGTTTCCGGTATTCCACTTTGCCCCATCCACGTTGAACTATTGTCCACTTTGCGCCGGTACACTTTGCCCCTTGTGAGATTTTTCTCGACATGTATCACTATCTTGTACGCTAATAATaggctatataggcctatgctaTCCCTGTTCCCATGCATAGAATAGGCTTAAGCCAATAGAATACTTTGCTTAAGCCCACCTATAATTAATATGGCTATCGAAGTAATTCAGCAAAAGCACAGTTCTTTGGCagataataatatttctataaatCATCGGGTTAAATATATGAAAAacagacattttctgtaaaaatcaCACATACCTGACTCACTCGATTGCCCCCTATCACAAACAATGCTGGATCCATGCCGTGTGGCGTGTTCTAAATACATGAGCTTGGATATTGAGGGCAGCATATAAATAAGTTAATGGGGGTGTTTCATTTTGCCCCgtggtccactttgccccggccTCCCCTAGGGGAAGGTACAATGGGGTGGAGGACAGTGATGAATACTCAGATAGGCTTTAATAATATAGGATGCTAAGGATTTATTCTGATAGTCATGGTAAACAATCTAGCTCATGTAAGTCGCCATTTTAGATAGTGATGGGCGATCATCGATATATGAATAATATCATTCGATGTCATTATTCTACATCTCCCTTCTTAAGATAAACTGCACagtaatttcaaatgaaattgaatTAGCAAATCTTGCTAATTTAGTAGTGCCTGAAACTTTCACACTAAAAGTCAAATGTGACATCTCAAGATTTTTTCTTGATTGTGATATCAAATAAACTGTAAATATTCCTGTGCCGAAATAAGCTTTGCTTGCCTTTTGTCATTCTTTATGAGTTAAAGTGTCCTTTATCACTTATAGTCTTTTTCAAAGTTTCTGCTCTTTCTTTTAGAACTTTGTCCAAAGCATCTGATTCAAACTTATGAAACTTTTAACTGTAAACTTCATAGAACTCACAAACTAACATTCTTAAAGTTGTGAAACAATGTCAAACCTcgacatttttgttttgtttttagaacttttggaaagaaaggaaaacattattttccatgccaaaattgtcaaaatgtggtgaccgaaataaactgaactgtcgactattgacattatttttaccTACTCTAGAGAACAGGGTAGACTACCTGGATTCTCACTGTGTGGTACATGGACCTTATTCTGAGTCCATTAGTGTTGTGATTATATACTCACACAGATCTACACTAGAATTACATTTTTATGTTTAGACTTGCTTGCAGACTGGTTGACAGGTAGAACTTCACACACGCTCACGCGAATGTTGTAATTGGTATCATGTGTGTCAATGAGTATTATGTTGCAGACATAATAATAAACAACATGCAAACCTAACAATACACAATCTGCTAACTTTAACAAAATTAGTGTAGTAATGTATCAATTAGAACTTCAATTTTGGTTTCAAATGccaaacatttttacaattaGTTTTGTTTCAAGTGccaaaacttttaaatgtctttTTAGACAATTTGTCTTGTTTCAAGTGCCAAAACTTTTAAATATGACTTTTTTAGAAGTTCAATGAGAGTCTCTGTCTCTAAGTTTTGGTAGTAAGGCTAATGTGAAAACATCTAT contains the following coding sequences:
- the LOC140171897 gene encoding 2'-5'-oligoadenylate synthase 1A-like, yielding MKYDRIIRCILRMCFYSGLIMIAFSLIPLNPSTASRINVQNMAPLNLEEDQFRGPKGWFTRVITDEIADFKRDCQQAVDMVAKVMREDLQLKVKEVIKSGSLSKGTMVHGVSDIDVIVILNPPDLPFLKNVKNMDKYKEQLAWVIGEMEVAVKSVGKNGMKVISTVTNQFLVNVNIRLASGERIKVDVLATADNWAEEGKGIYDSMFRRRLPEDREFYSVGLAKLQRDFVKQKPAPVKELIRLVKYWNANIVGTALEGPLPTSYSMELITVYVWEEKMGKPNRVDLLEGFKQVLNTIGNDEVFHYWRENYTKEMVDIAMGGMDETRKRRPFILDPANPFNNVCARFHDTWPDVARVAQETLNSSLLRNIRLKKHWKTEL